The genomic window gaaggtcactgtgagcgcacaaaacacatttttggccagaattcaagaattcatatgctaattattaaacaaaatttcacacaaatgtccaacaGGACAACATTATgtagtgatgacatttttatatccaaaaggtcaaaggtcagcttcactgtgacatcatagtgttctgcaaaaacacttctggccattatttaacatcataactcaggaacagaaggaaagacatttggtcacaaactgaattggtgacactaatctcaGGTGCCCACCTTAAAAATGTGCTGACTGCATagatctgtgctgccaggttaaatatgtgtgtgtgaagcatctacgTTAGCAGCATCCAAATTTAAACCAcagtctactgtcatggctacatatgagtctggaaagacgtggatgtaaactgtacctgcaacttgactggtttgctgAGGCAAACAAAcatgaggtggtaattctagttgttaacaattaaatacagtattttgAACTCTGGAATATTACATAATAAATCTGTTAATGGCATAACCTTTTTAGATGAAATCATTAATCCTGTGTCTTACAGTGTGATTAATATATGAATACATTCTTTACTTGTATTGACACAGTAGCACAGAATATTTGAGTTATAACAAGTCAAACACACCCTGTGTTTAATTTCTGTATAGTAAGCTGAAACAAGGCTCAAGgaaactttctttcttttccacCACGTACACTTTTCCTGCAGTGGGAGAGCTTTCTGTTAGATCACTAAAGTACTTTAAGTGCTCTGCACTTTGAGCACATGATGGATCATCTTCTATCCAATTctattcctctctttctccctccagcAGCTAAATCCCACAGGAGATCCCATCTTATGTGAACACCTGAAGATAAAATTTCACACAGACGCTGCAGTTGTCTGTCTTGTGGATGCATCAAGAAAGGCAGGTAGAACAGAGGCTTTATTGTCAATGTTTCGATACCAAAGCCGTAGATTTGCCAATAGTACAAAGCACTGTTACAAACGTTGGAGGTAGTCGACACTGAGCCTTCACTGAGCATTGTAAAATGCATAGAGAAATACTATGGCCATACTGACTCTGCTTTCTGTTTGCAGTGCAGAGCTGTACCATTGTTGTGCTATTATAATTTCACAACTGCTTAAAGtataaaaatcaaacatataACCATATTCAATCCAACAAATACATATTCATTAATATAGAACAGAATCACACTATAAATACTTTATATTATATGCTTCATATGATGCTGATTATTGACTTATGTAACCCAATCGGGGCATTTTACACAAAGTTTGGCaattataatatattttgttgGATTACATAAGTGAATGAAAAATGTTACATCAAGTTACAGATAAATAAGGGCTGTCTCCCCTCCATATCTAAACATCTTTCTTTGTGCACTTGTGCTTCCCTCCAGCTCCATGATCCCCTCTCATTAGCAGGCACTACGTGGGTTATATGCCCGCAGCGCCACCCCCGCCAGAGTACCCCAGGCAAATGTGGAGAACTTTGCAGGGCACGTTCCAGCTCTGCTGATATATGTGGATGCAATCCGATGGAGCCGCTTTGCGCCAAAGGTGTTGTAGTGTCCTGGGAGGACTTGGTCAACCTGTTAAATGAATTTGCCAGTTGTTAGACACTTTAAAAATGATGTACGGTACATGCTACATTCATTTATAAATCATCAGCTGAGGCACACTGAAACATCTGTATCCACTGCTGTGGTACAAAGCTCTGATTTACTGTAAGGATATTATGTACAGCTGAAAAACAAGTTCTGGTAAAAAATTTTGATTTACAAGTAAATTTCCATTCTTAGAATAAATTTGCTAGAGATGAGGGGAAATCCTCATTTGGGTAGCGATGTTCAATCTCTTACTCTTGTGATCAAAAATGAGGCTCAATTCTGACTTTGTTATGTGCATAGttctataaaaaataataaatatagcaacttctgatcacACAATATCAATTTCAGGTTTAAAATCCCAACTTCCTGTTAGATTGCACAGAGTCCAGTTCAAATCTCACACACTTCACGTTTAAACTCTGGACGGAGTCAGATCGTTCAGTTGGTTGAGCAGATACAGATGGACGCCTCTGTCAAAAACATCATAACAGATCATGACCCTCTACATCTAGTATTTCTTAGATGATGGGGTTGGATGTGCATCAAATCTCAATTAGTCTGACCCATGATATGGAACCAGGAGCTGAAATGGtcctgttgtgtttcagttttacCTGTTCGCTGTCCACCAGCCCCACCAGGCGCTCACAGCTGCTGATGTAGTCATTGACGTGGCTGTAGGGCAACCAGTCAATCATGGCGCCGTCATACACCACATCCCCACTGAAGAGCAACTTATTGTCACGGTCATGGAGGCAGATGCTGCCCCGCGAGTGACCGGGCATGTGGAGCACCGTCAGCTGTCTGTCACCCAGGTTGATGACATCACCTGGACAGGAGAGAGATGTTTTTCAAAGTCATTTCCACATATTATTGTGTAACATATGCATTTCACTCACAGGCGTACTAAATCCTTATGTTCCTCATAATTTGGTCAGCTGGAATTGATCCAGGGTTATATTTGTGTTTCCCGCATGTCACCTCATATCATCATGATGTCCAGGACATTCAGTATATCATTGATTTGGTACAGATCGGTGTGAGCGAAGGGTGAAACTGAAACACTGAGCAATGAGATATTCCAACTGCACTGCAGCAGTGGCTCTGACACAGCAGAACCAGTCGGTGCACCGCCTGATGGTGCAGAACTTACACTCTGTGAGAATACTAGAATACTAAAGATCCAAACAAACAAGTTTGGGTCCAAACtcaaacacaagacaaaaatgCTTTGAAGCTTTGTCATCGGTTAggataaaatgaatgaaaaatctGTCATGGCATAGTGTGAGTTTATTCTGTTAGTGACTGATTTGGTGTGTATCTGCCATTAGCAGAGTGGGTGATGGTTAAGTCCATGCTGTGCAGTTAATAATATGGGATGCCTTTCATAAGCCcatctctgcatgctctttttctttctttcttggaAGTGCCAGAGTCATCAGCACGCTGGCTTAAAATAGAGCTGCTCTGCAAAGACTGATAAAGGATGAGCAAAGCAGCTGCCTATAAAAAATTCTTCTTGTCACATATTGTCACATATTGCCTCACCTTCTGCACTCTTTACATAGCCCATAGTATGTTACCTAATGAGCTATTTACACCTCACCTCAGCAAACACAGCATCCTTTGCAACATAAGCTTTGTGCATCATACATTCATATTCTGTATGCCTCTATATTCataggaatgtgtgtgtgtgcattgttttagcaagtcatttTTGGTCTTCTGCCAAATTCATTGTGCGGTGAAATCCCCCTGTGGGCATAGGAATAGGAGGGATTCCTCTGTATAGAGCTAATGTACGAGCTACAGCTACTGGGTCCAGGCGCACCCATTAAATACCGTCTAATGGTATCGACCATGATGCTTATTCCTGAGCAAATGCGTTTAGACCTTCTGACCTCGCCTGTGATCACAGACCCACCCCCCTTACAATAAATCACACCTGCAGAATCTGCAAAGGTTGCATCTCCTACCTACCCTCCTGCAGGATGTGTGTGGGCTGCACAGCCTTGACTTTGTAGTGCCTGGCCCTCCATCCCGGA from Epinephelus moara isolate mb chromosome 8, YSFRI_EMoa_1.0, whole genome shotgun sequence includes these protein-coding regions:
- the mblac2 gene encoding metallo-beta-lactamase domain-containing protein 2; translated protein: MSAADWYAHKSLGDGLFWIQERFYQSENRANIWLLRGSHQDVVIDTGLGLRSLPDYIDGKGLLGEDPQRKNPLLAIATHAHFDHSGGLHQFQQVGVHSAEVDALANGDNFETATWLSDREIAEAPSPGWRARHYKVKAVQPTHILQEGDVINLGDRQLTVLHMPGHSRGSICLHDRDNKLLFSGDVVYDGAMIDWLPYSHVNDYISSCERLVGLVDSEQVDQVLPGHYNTFGAKRLHRIASTYISRAGTCPAKFSTFAWGTLAGVALRAYNPRSAC